In Notolabrus celidotus isolate fNotCel1 chromosome 22, fNotCel1.pri, whole genome shotgun sequence, one genomic interval encodes:
- the clic4 gene encoding chloride intracellular channel protein 4 encodes MSLSVPQNGIKADDEPAIELFVKAGSDGESIGNCPFSQRLFMILWLKGVVFNVTTVDLKRKPADLQNLAPGTHPPFVTFNGEVKTDVNKIEEFLEDVLCPPKFIKLGAKHPESNTAGMDIFAKFSAYIKNSKPDGNEALERGLLRTLQMLDVYLRSPLPDEIDHHSLEDIKASTRNFLDGDEMTLADCNLLPKLHIVKVVAKKYRGFDIPKEMTGIWKYLNNAYAREEFTNTCPSEKEIEIAYADVAKRLVK; translated from the exons ATGTCGTTGTCGGTACCGCAGAACGGAATAAAGGCGGATGACGAACCCGCAATCGAGCTTTTCGTGAAG GCGGGAAGTGACGGAGAAAGCATTGGGAACTGCCCCTTCTCCCAGAGGCTCTTCATGATCCTGTGGCTCAAAGGAGTTGTCTTCAATGTCACCACAGTGGACCTTAAGAG GAAGCCTGCAGACCTCCAGAACCTGGCCCCAGGCACACACCCACCCTTCGTCACCTTCAATGGAGAGGTCAAAACTGATGTCAACAAGATTGAGGAGTTCCTTGAAGATGTCCTCTGCCCACCAAA GTTTATCAAGCTTGGCGCAAAACACCCCGAGTCGAACACGGCTGGTATGGACATCTTTGCCAAGTTTTCAGCATACATTAAGAACTCAAAACCAGATGGAAATGAGG CTTTGGAGCGTGGACTTTTAAGGACACTGCAGATGCTGGACGTGTACCTCCGCTCACCGCTGCCTGATGAGATTGACCACCACAGCCTGGAGGACATCAAGGCTTCCACCCGCAACTTCCTGGATGGTGATGAAATGACCCTGGCTGACTGTAACCTGCTGCCTAAGCTGCATATAGTGAAG GTGGTGGCTAAAAAGTACAGAGGCTTTGACATCCCCAAAGAGATGACCGGGATCTGGAAGTACCTGAACAATGCCTACGCACGCGAGGAGTTCACCAACACTTGCCCCAGTGAAAAAGAAATTGAGATAGCTTATGCAGATGTAGCCAAGAGGCTGGTCAAATAA
- the srrm1 gene encoding serine/arginine repetitive matrix protein 1 isoform X3, whose product MMQINLTGFLNGKNAREFMKDLWPLLLSAQENIAGIPSAFLEQKKEEIKQRQIEQEKLASLKKVDEDKKDNRERAQSKSPRRRKTRSPSPRRRSPVKRERKRSASRSPRRKPSPVGSSSPPPPLMQLPTKPLDQLVESETSERAMPEQVIQDASTTCDTVVEVLRADPVIEVKDPSPEKVHKREERPRSREKDKDSRRERPHRRSRSHSRSRRRRSRSRSYSPRRRPSPRRRMSPRRRSPPRRGPTGSRHRHRRSPVRRRRSRSASSSGSSSSGSRSPKKAMKRISSTPPRKQAHPPDTSISPAGKDRRSQSPRVRRGRGSASPARSSGFKRKPGGRADSSPENAKPRPSEGSESEEDKNEKGATADSVQQRRQYRRQNRQSSSDTGSSSSDNEGPKRPKAGPGARNGEVRRRRSRTPSPRRRHRDISPRKRRSPSPGRRRRTPSPPRRRRSPSPPRRRSPSPPPRRRSPSPRRYSPPIQRRYSPSPLPPQKRRMSMSPSKRSSPGAKRRFSRSPKRRSSPPQRRRPSPPSSSPPRHRRSPMLQSVRPSRDTRSPVAAASRHSPSPANRSRTVRGSPSPQGRYETSSASPTNQRRQQSPSHSGKPIRRVSRTPEPRNNQRPSPSPQPMRRASSRSRSVSPQPAAQKRTAPASASPSPSHSASGSPPPAKKPSSGSGSQSPNKNSDVDASGKKKKKKKEKKHKKEKKHKKHKKHKKEKSGGTVTGDGQENQGVEEDGESRKESDSEVEDSLDDLEKHLREKALRSMRKAQMSPSQMS is encoded by the exons ATCGAACAGGAGAAGCTTGCTTCTCTGAAAAAGGTTGATGAGGATAAGAAGGACAACAGAGAGAGGGCTCAATCAAAGAGCCCAAGGAG GCGGAAGACAAGGTCACCGTCACCACGGCGAAGGTCACCAGTGAAGCGGGAAAGAAAACGCAGTGCATCGCGCTCCCCAAGACGTAAACCCAGCCCAGTTGGTAGCAGTTCACCACCTCCACCCCTGATGCAGCTGCCCACAAAGCCTTTAGACCAGCTTGTGGagtcagaaacatcagaaagagCTATGCCAGAACAAGTCATCCAAGACGCATCTACCACTTG TGACACAGTTGTGGAGGTGTTGAGAGCAGACCCTGTGATTGAAGTGAAAGACCCCTCACCTGAGAAAGTTcacaagagagaagaaaggccCAGGTCCAGGGAAAAGGACAAGGACAGCAGGAGGGAAAGACCACACCGCCGCTCTCGTTCTCATTCCCGCTCTCGCCGGCGACGTTCCCGTTCAAG ATCGTACTCCCCTCGTAGAAGACCGAGTCCCAGGAGGAGAATGTCTCCTAGGCGAAGGAGTCCCCCAAGACGTGGCCCTACTGGTTCCAGACACAGACATAGACGCTCCCCTGTCCGTAG GAGGCGCTCTCGCTCTGCTTCATCCTCTGGCAGCAGCTCTTCAGGCTCTCGCTCACCTAAAAAAGCAATGAAAAGAATATCTAGCACACCTCCCCGAAAACAGGCCCATCCTCCTGATACTTCCATAAGCCCTGCAGGGAAGGACAGACGGTCTCAATCTCCTCGTGTCAGAAGAGGCAGAGGATCTGCATCACCAGCCAGATCATCCG GTTTTAAGCGAAAACCAGGAGGCAGGGCTGATTCATCCCCTGAAAATGCCAAACCTAGACCTTCTGAGGGGTCCGAATCAG AGGAGGATAAAAATGAGAAAGGGGCAACAGCAGATTCCGTGCAGCAACGTCGTCAATATCGCAGACAGAATCGTCAGTCTTCTTCAG ataCTGGGTCTTCCTCCTCAGACAATGAGGGGCCCAAGAGGCCAAAAGCAGGGCCAGGTGCCAGAAATGGTGAAGTCAGGAGGAGACGCAGCCGTACCCCGTCTCCACggaggagacacagagataTCTCTCCTAG GAAAAGACGCTCTCCATCTCCTGGGCGCAGACGCCGCACCCCTTCTCCCCCACGTCGTCGCagatctccttctcctcccagACGAAG gtctccttctccacctcctcgtCGTCGTTCTCCATCCCCCAGGCGTTACTCTCCACCTATCCAACGTCGCTACAGCCCCTCACCTTTGCCTCcacagaagaggaggatgtCTATGTCTCCCTCAAAGCGCTCTTCTCCAGGGGCAAAGCGACGATTTTCCAGGTCCCCCAAGCGCAGAAGTTCTCCTCCTCAAAGGAGACGCCCATCCCCACCGTCCTCATCTCCACCCAGACACAGGAGGAGCCCAATGTTGCAATCCGTCAGGCCAAGCAGGGACACACGATCTCCTGTTGCAGCAGCCAgtcgccactccccatctcctgCCAACCGCAGTCGCACTGTCAGAGGTTCACCCAGTCCACAGGGGCGTTATGAAACCTCCAGCGCCTCTCCGACAAATCAGCGGAGACAGCAGTCCCCTTCACATAGCGGCAAACCCATCCGCAGAGTGTCACGCACACCAGAACCACGCAACAACCAGAG ACCATCTCCAAGTCCCCAGCCTATGAGAAGAGCATCCTCCAGATCCAGATCTGTTTCTCCTCAACCAGCAGCTCAAAAACGTACAGCGCCAGCATCTGCCTCCCCATCACCGTCTCACTCAGCCAGTGGTTCTCCACCACCAGCCAAAAAGCCTAGCAGTGGCTCAGGCAGTCAATCCCCAAATAAG AATTCGGATGTTGACGCCAgtgggaagaaaaagaagaagaagaaggagaagaaacacaagaaagagaagaaacacaagaagcaCAAGAAACATAAGAAGGAGAAGAGTGGTGGCACTGTGACAGGAGATGGACAAGAGAACCAGGGTGTGGAAGAGGATGGCGAGTCAAGAAAG GAATCAGACAGTGAAGTAGAGGACAGCTTGGATGACCTGGAAAAGCACCTTCGAGAGAAGGCCCTGCGCTCAATGAGGAAGGCCCAGATGTCTCCATCACAGATGTCCTGA
- the srrm1 gene encoding serine/arginine repetitive matrix protein 1 isoform X4, producing MMQINLTGFLNGKNAREFMKDLWPLLLSAQENIAGIPSAFLEQKKEEIKQRQIEQEKLASLKKVDEDKKDNRERAQSKSPRRRKTRSPSPRRRSPVKRERKRSASRSPRRKPSPVGSSSPPPPLMQLPTKPLDQLVESETSERAMPEQVIQDASTTCDTVVEVLRADPVIEVKDPSPEKVHKREERPRSREKDKDSRRERPHRRSRSHSRSRRRRSRSRSYSPRRRPSPRRRMSPRRRSPPRRGPTGSRHRHRRSPVRRRRSRSASSSGSSSSGSRSPKKAMKRISSTPPRKQAHPPDTSISPAGKDRRSQSPRVRRGRGSASPARSSGFKRKPGGRADSSPENAKPRPSEGSESEEDKNEKGATADSVQQRRQYRRQNRQSSSDTGSSSSDNEGPKRPKAGPGARNGEVRRRRSRTPSPRRRHRDISPRKRRSPSPGRRRRTPSPPRRRRSPSPPRRRSPSPPPRRRSPSPRRYSPPIQRRYSPSPLPPQKRRMSMSPSKRSSPGAKRRFSRSPKRRSSPPQRRRPSPPSSSPPRHRRSPMLQSVRPSRDTRSPVAAASRHSPSPANRSRTVRGSPSPQGRYETSSASPTNQRRQQSPSHSGKPIRRVSRTPEPRNNQRPSPSPQPMRRASSRSRSVSPQPAAQKRTAPASASPSPSHSASGSPPPAKKPSSGSGSQSPNKNSDVDASGKKKKKKKEKKHKKEKKHKKHKKHKKEKSGGTVTGDGQENQGVEEDGESRKTVK from the exons ATCGAACAGGAGAAGCTTGCTTCTCTGAAAAAGGTTGATGAGGATAAGAAGGACAACAGAGAGAGGGCTCAATCAAAGAGCCCAAGGAG GCGGAAGACAAGGTCACCGTCACCACGGCGAAGGTCACCAGTGAAGCGGGAAAGAAAACGCAGTGCATCGCGCTCCCCAAGACGTAAACCCAGCCCAGTTGGTAGCAGTTCACCACCTCCACCCCTGATGCAGCTGCCCACAAAGCCTTTAGACCAGCTTGTGGagtcagaaacatcagaaagagCTATGCCAGAACAAGTCATCCAAGACGCATCTACCACTTG TGACACAGTTGTGGAGGTGTTGAGAGCAGACCCTGTGATTGAAGTGAAAGACCCCTCACCTGAGAAAGTTcacaagagagaagaaaggccCAGGTCCAGGGAAAAGGACAAGGACAGCAGGAGGGAAAGACCACACCGCCGCTCTCGTTCTCATTCCCGCTCTCGCCGGCGACGTTCCCGTTCAAG ATCGTACTCCCCTCGTAGAAGACCGAGTCCCAGGAGGAGAATGTCTCCTAGGCGAAGGAGTCCCCCAAGACGTGGCCCTACTGGTTCCAGACACAGACATAGACGCTCCCCTGTCCGTAG GAGGCGCTCTCGCTCTGCTTCATCCTCTGGCAGCAGCTCTTCAGGCTCTCGCTCACCTAAAAAAGCAATGAAAAGAATATCTAGCACACCTCCCCGAAAACAGGCCCATCCTCCTGATACTTCCATAAGCCCTGCAGGGAAGGACAGACGGTCTCAATCTCCTCGTGTCAGAAGAGGCAGAGGATCTGCATCACCAGCCAGATCATCCG GTTTTAAGCGAAAACCAGGAGGCAGGGCTGATTCATCCCCTGAAAATGCCAAACCTAGACCTTCTGAGGGGTCCGAATCAG AGGAGGATAAAAATGAGAAAGGGGCAACAGCAGATTCCGTGCAGCAACGTCGTCAATATCGCAGACAGAATCGTCAGTCTTCTTCAG ataCTGGGTCTTCCTCCTCAGACAATGAGGGGCCCAAGAGGCCAAAAGCAGGGCCAGGTGCCAGAAATGGTGAAGTCAGGAGGAGACGCAGCCGTACCCCGTCTCCACggaggagacacagagataTCTCTCCTAG GAAAAGACGCTCTCCATCTCCTGGGCGCAGACGCCGCACCCCTTCTCCCCCACGTCGTCGCagatctccttctcctcccagACGAAG gtctccttctccacctcctcgtCGTCGTTCTCCATCCCCCAGGCGTTACTCTCCACCTATCCAACGTCGCTACAGCCCCTCACCTTTGCCTCcacagaagaggaggatgtCTATGTCTCCCTCAAAGCGCTCTTCTCCAGGGGCAAAGCGACGATTTTCCAGGTCCCCCAAGCGCAGAAGTTCTCCTCCTCAAAGGAGACGCCCATCCCCACCGTCCTCATCTCCACCCAGACACAGGAGGAGCCCAATGTTGCAATCCGTCAGGCCAAGCAGGGACACACGATCTCCTGTTGCAGCAGCCAgtcgccactccccatctcctgCCAACCGCAGTCGCACTGTCAGAGGTTCACCCAGTCCACAGGGGCGTTATGAAACCTCCAGCGCCTCTCCGACAAATCAGCGGAGACAGCAGTCCCCTTCACATAGCGGCAAACCCATCCGCAGAGTGTCACGCACACCAGAACCACGCAACAACCAGAG ACCATCTCCAAGTCCCCAGCCTATGAGAAGAGCATCCTCCAGATCCAGATCTGTTTCTCCTCAACCAGCAGCTCAAAAACGTACAGCGCCAGCATCTGCCTCCCCATCACCGTCTCACTCAGCCAGTGGTTCTCCACCACCAGCCAAAAAGCCTAGCAGTGGCTCAGGCAGTCAATCCCCAAATAAG AATTCGGATGTTGACGCCAgtgggaagaaaaagaagaagaagaaggagaagaaacacaagaaagagaagaaacacaagaagcaCAAGAAACATAAGAAGGAGAAGAGTGGTGGCACTGTGACAGGAGATGGACAAGAGAACCAGGGTGTGGAAGAGGATGGCGAGTCAAGAAAG ACAGTGAAGTAG